In Gouania willdenowi chromosome 17, fGouWil2.1, whole genome shotgun sequence, one DNA window encodes the following:
- the cdc7 gene encoding cell division cycle 7-related protein kinase, with amino-acid sequence MEDSPVVSSDLVPGKRKARNDVEIDIEYLYKAVPQVAKVFHIIDKIGEGTFSSVFLGEAQMKNGRKEKFALKHLIPTSHPTRIAAELQCLTVAGGRENVMGVTYCFRKEDHVVIVMPYMEHQAIVDILQSLSFQEVHHYIYNLLRALKHIHHFGIIHRDIKPNNFLYNRKNKSFALVDFGLAQGTADTQINLLKVVNQRPSQKGGGATGKHEVTRRSKAPVPLRPPTATATGSLPPPSSPSSSSTCRRALDKKAQSVTSSASTRGKHTKEFSKVLKESRPVFGERNMNSCTPPTTPSTAKQAARKTELGKSVRAAAGVPGRGSHPIRAQSSRHKQFGQTCSCFLTNQVCDVCTSRKPQMAPRAGTPGFRAPEVLTKCPNQGTAIDMWSAGVVLLSLLSGRYPFFKASDDMVALSQIMAVRGSTETIEAAKSFGKSVMCSWNFPRKDLRELCELLRGSRSKYKATPCRAKILEDDPPSSPPNQQHEEEEEEEVNKKEGWGPVPDEAYDLLDRLLDLNPNTRITAAEALQHPLFDHTAFHC; translated from the exons ATGGAGGATTCTCCTGTTGTTTCCAGTGATCTTGTTCCTGGGAAAAGAAAAGCCCGGA ACGATGTGGAGATCGACATTGAATACCTTTACAAAGCTGTTCCTCAAGTGGCCAAAGTTTTCCACATCATTGATAAAATTggagaag GTACGTTTAGCTCAGTGTTTCTGGGTGAGGCTCAGATGAAGAACGGGAGGAAAGAGAAGTTTGCCCTGAAGCATCTCATCCCAACCAGTCACCCGACACGCATCGCTGCTGAGCTCCAGTGTCTCACTGTTGCAGG aGGCCGAGAGAATGTGATGGGTGTGACGTACTGCTTCCGTAAAGAGGACCACGTCGTGATTGTGATGCCTTACATGGAGCACCAGGCCATTGTG GACATCCTTCAGTCTCTGAGCTTCCAGGAGGTCCATCACTACATCTACAACCTGCTGAGGGCGCTGAAACACATCCACCACTTTGGAATCATTCACCGAGACATTAAACCCAACAATTTCCTCTAcaacaggaaaaataaaag TTTTGCGCTGGTGGACTTTGGCCTGGCCCAGGGCACGGCCGACACCCAGATCAACCTGCTGAAGGTGGTGAACCAGAGGCCGTCTCagaaagggggcggggccactgGGAAACACGAGGTCACACGGCGCAGCAAGGCGCCCGTTCCTCTCCGTCCTCCCACAGCCACTGCTACGGGCTCTCTACCTCCACcttcctccccctcctcttcctccacctgTCGGCGAGCACTGGATAAAAAAGCACAAAGTGTCACAAGCTCCGCCTCCACTCGAGGGAAACACACCAAG GAGTTTTCTAAAGTTCTCAAAGAGTCTCGGCCTGTTTTTGGCGAGAGGAACATGAACAGCTGCACACCGCCGACCACGCCCTCCACCGCCAAACAAGCCGCCAGGAAGACGGAA CTTGGGAAGTCTGTCCGAGCAGCAGCGGGCGTTCCTGGTCGTGGGTCTCATCCAATCAGAGCTCAGAGCAGCCGTCACAAACAGTTTGGACAAACGTGCAGCTGCTTCCTCACCAACCAGGTGTGCGACGTCTGTACGTCCAG GAAGCCGCAGATGGCGCCCAGAGCAGGAACTCCAGGATTTAGAGCTCCAGAGGTTCTCACTAAATGTCCCAACCAGGGCACAG CCATCGACATGTGGTCAGCGGGCGTGGTCCTGCTCTCTCTCCTCAGTGGACGTTATCCGTTCTTTAAAGCCAGTGATGACATGGTGGCTCTTTCTCAGATCATGGCGGTCCGAGGCAGCACAGAAACCATCGAGGCTGCCAAATCCTTCG GTAAATCAGTGATGTGCAGTTGGAATTTTCCACGTAAAGACTTGAGGGAATTGTGCGAGTTGCTCAGAGGAAGTCGGTCAAAATACAAAGCCACGCCCTGTAGAGCTAAGATCCTAGAAGATGATCCTCCCTCCAGTCCTCCAAACCAACAAcatgaagaggaagaggaggaggaagtgaatAAGAAGGAGGGCTGGGGCCCAGTTCCAGATGAAGCCTATGACCTCCTGGACAGGCTGTTAGACCTGAACCCCAACACCAGGATCACAGCAGCTGAGGCTCTGCAGCACCCGCTGTTTGACCACACAGCTTTTCATTGTTAA
- the glmna gene encoding glomulin, FKBP associated protein a, with amino-acid sequence MALEQLSDVVQRCQTVSDDGYSSEDHDVFTIAGRSCIEAGDSAQVLSIVLDEKNQDIVQSMGWNLLPPLVRVLLNKEDQQLPQCVAIFNHLLETCRPKELVIGLLEQLEQDDPEAVAGSLQLLLQPLQTVLLRLGNRKAPSVGITLSSALEQLEKLPLPVTKEQEEDDVFSLCRCCGRLTEFIQPFVEEATNSRKEDELRTELLKFCMKTLSHPLLMVTLRDADTLPTSPLRTFAVQILKTLRSIGEPLPSLVQQPLLRRKHVPGFLEEEVRYPKESLASLAHLVFVHHLAADAFPTVYSPVFCLRGNMEHVTVLLSSTEESKLGKGLELYEKSLVRLTDSSLCAELLEIRSFHTVPQSMVKVMTLCPHLHLRNKALKVFQLSIDKFDTEAKYRFFLFLLKTSAHSGVEGYIIKSIKEQIHAALQPGGSNIWFEGIHLLPLLRKVFTLPEGPETDLLQNLDRIMDSLNLLLYLIIRDKVTENQTGIWTELCKIEDSFLKPLRVGLDMSRAHYEREILNMKENKKNKTQETQAEVCVTVGDETLPHVTEESQIQALNSALYSFDLMKSVLLRIVELIQVSTPA; translated from the exons ATGGCTCTGGAGCAGCTCAGTGACGTGGTTCAGAGATGT CAAACTGTGTCAGACGACGGCTACTCATCAGAGGATCACGACGTGTTCACCATCGCAGGGCGGAGCTGCATCGAGGCAGGAGACAGCGCTCAGGTTCTCAGCATCGTTCTGGATGAAAAGAATCAG gacaTAGTCCAATCCATGGGATGGAATCTACTGCCTCCGTTGGTCCGAGTTCTGCTGAACAAAGAGGATCAACAGCTTCCTCAGTGTGTGGCCATCTTTAATCACCTGCTGGAG acGTGCAGACCCAAAGAGCTGGTGATTGGCCTGTTGGAGCAGCTGGAGCAGGACGACCCTGAGGCGGTGGCTGGGAGTCTGCAGCTACTTTTACAACCTTTACAAACTG TGCTGCTGAGGCTGGGGAACAGGAAGGCCCCCTCCGTGGGAATCACTCTGTCCTCAGCTCTGGAGCAGCTGGAAAAACTTCCTCTGCCTGTCACCAAAGAACAAGAAGAGGACGACGTGTTCTCTCTGTGTCGCTGCTGCGGTCGTCTGACGGAATTCATCCAACCGTTCGTTGAAGAGGCGACGAACAGCAGAAAAGAGGACGAGCTGCGCACGGAGCTGCTGAAATT CTGCATGAAAACGCTGAGTCACCCCCTACTGATGGTTACGCTCAGAGATGCCGACACGCTGCCGACGTCTCCACTCAGGACGTTCGCCGTGCAGATTTtg aaAACTCTGCGCAGCATCGGTgagcccctcccctccctcGTGCAGCAGCCTCTGCTCAGGAGGAAACACGTCCCTGGTTTCCTGGAGGAGGAGGTTCGTTATCCCAAAGAGTCGTTAGCCAGCTTGGCTCACCTGGTGTTTGTGCATCACCTGGCAGCAGATGCTTTCCCTACTGTTTACAG CCCAGTGTTCTGTCTGCGGGGGAACATGGAGCATGTGACCGTCCTCCTCTCCAG caCCGAGGAGTCCAAGCTTGGGAAAGGACTG GAGCTGTATGAGAAAAGCCTGGTGCGGCTGACTGACAGCAGTCTGTGTGCAGAGCTGCTGGAGATCAGAAGCTTCCACACTGTGCCTCAG AGCATGGTGAAGGTCATGACCTTATGTCCCCATCTTCACTTG AGAAACAAAGCACTGAAGGTGTTTCAGCTCAGCATTGATAAGTTTGACACAGAAGCCAAATACCGTTTCTTCCT GTTCCTGCTTAAAACCAGCGCTCACTCAGGAGTGGAAggttacatcattaaaagcatCAAGGAGCAGATTCACGCAGCGCTGCAG cctGGAGGAAGCAACATCTGGTTCGAGGGCATCCACCTACTGCCTCTGCTGAGGAAAGTCTTCACTCTGCCTGAAGGTCCAGAGACCGACCTGCTGCAGAATCTGGACAG AATCATGGATTCTCTGAACCTGCTGCTTTACCTGATCATCAGagacaaagtgacagaaaaccaG ACGGGGATCTGGACAGAGCTTTGTAAAATCGAGGACTCGTTCCTGAAGCCGCTGCGTGTGGGACTCGACATGTCCAGAGCTCATTATGAGAGGGAGATCCTCAAcatgaaggagaacaagaagaacaaaactCAAG AAACGCAGGCTGAAGTTTGTGTCACGGTCGGTGATGAAACGCTGCCTCACGTGACAGAAGAGTCTCAGATTCAG GCTTTGAACTCGGCTCTGTACTCGTTCGACCTGATGAAGAGCGTGTTGCTGAGGATAGTGGAACTCATCCAGGTCTCCACCCCCGCGTGA